A region of Streptomyces sp. NBC_01264 DNA encodes the following proteins:
- a CDS encoding ABC transporter substrate-binding protein, with the protein MSPRASVRRVRPRTALALLPLALLATLTACGSGDASPPVAGALASPAPADDPVAGVRTVESIAALLPAEVRKAGSLRIGGSVGAPPSAYYPNGQDKPPAGQDIDIAAAVGKVLGVKLERQDASFETILPALGSGKYDVGTGNFGVTTERLKSVDFVTYINDGQGFAVKTGSTVLTGQVSDLTQLCGLTIGTGAGTTFEKTLTAKKEVCAAAGKKPYEVKVFSDGGAVTTALQQGRIDVVMSTINGLRHQAAQPAAQTTFLGEYHRLDVGFAFKKGSALTPAFQAAVNALIKDGTYARILKKWGTTPSAIDTSQINPAEHT; encoded by the coding sequence ATGAGCCCGCGCGCGAGCGTGCGCCGCGTGCGTCCGCGCACCGCACTCGCCCTCCTGCCCCTCGCCCTGCTGGCGACCCTGACGGCCTGCGGATCCGGTGACGCCTCGCCTCCGGTGGCCGGCGCCCTCGCCTCTCCCGCTCCGGCCGACGATCCGGTCGCCGGCGTACGGACCGTGGAGTCGATCGCGGCCCTGCTTCCCGCCGAGGTCCGCAAGGCGGGCAGCCTGCGGATCGGCGGCTCCGTCGGAGCGCCGCCGTCGGCGTACTACCCCAACGGGCAGGACAAGCCGCCCGCCGGGCAGGACATCGACATCGCAGCCGCGGTGGGCAAGGTCCTCGGCGTGAAGCTGGAGCGGCAGGACGCCTCCTTCGAGACGATCCTCCCCGCCCTCGGCAGCGGCAAGTACGACGTCGGAACGGGCAACTTCGGCGTCACCACCGAACGCCTGAAGTCCGTCGACTTCGTCACCTACATCAACGACGGCCAGGGCTTCGCGGTCAAGACGGGCAGCACCGTACTGACCGGGCAGGTCTCCGACCTCACCCAGCTGTGCGGACTGACCATCGGCACCGGCGCCGGCACGACGTTCGAGAAGACCCTCACCGCCAAGAAGGAGGTCTGCGCGGCCGCCGGGAAGAAGCCGTACGAGGTCAAGGTCTTCTCCGACGGCGGGGCCGTCACCACGGCCCTCCAGCAGGGCCGGATCGACGTCGTCATGTCGACGATCAACGGGCTGCGCCACCAGGCGGCCCAGCCCGCCGCGCAGACGACCTTCCTCGGCGAGTACCACCGTCTCGACGTCGGCTTCGCCTTCAAGAAGGGCTCCGCGCTGACCCCCGCCTTCCAGGCCGCCGTCAACGCGCTGATCAAGGACGGCACCTACGCGCGGATCCTGAAGAAGTGGGGCACCACGCCCTCCGCGATCGACACCTCGCAGATCAACCCGGCCGAGCACACGTGA
- a CDS encoding LLM class flavin-dependent oxidoreductase — MPVEFLGIAATNDGSETTARSGSAFDREYTLRLARAHEEHGWDRVLFAYGSGTPDPAPAAAYIASKLERLQILLAHRPNVSYPTFAAKTFATLDQISGGRLAVHFITGGNDHEQGREGDVLGKDERYARTLEYIRIVKKIWTTHEAFDHEGEHYRFHDFVSDVFPVQQPRPNVSFGGSSPAAYAAGGAEADIYCLWGEPLEQTAQQIEAVRAAARAAGRTEAPRIQVAFRPIIAPTEELAWEKAHRTVGAIRQRRRAGTVQRHRNGVSEAAAPQNTGSQRLIAIAEAGERYDRALWTPTAAATGGAGNSNALVGTPETVAQALLDYYDLGVDILSARGYDLLGDAVDFGRYVIPLVREEVAKRDAARDVERDAARDAESGARPEAASPRQTLTAVRG, encoded by the coding sequence ATGCCCGTGGAGTTCCTCGGCATAGCCGCCACCAACGACGGCTCCGAAACCACCGCACGATCCGGCTCCGCCTTCGACAGGGAGTACACGCTCCGCCTCGCCAGGGCGCACGAGGAACACGGCTGGGACCGGGTGCTGTTCGCCTACGGCTCCGGTACTCCGGACCCCGCACCGGCCGCCGCGTACATCGCGAGCAAGCTGGAGCGGCTGCAGATCCTGCTGGCCCACCGGCCCAACGTCTCGTACCCCACCTTCGCCGCGAAGACCTTCGCGACCCTCGACCAGATCAGCGGCGGCCGGCTGGCCGTGCACTTCATCACCGGCGGCAACGACCACGAACAGGGCCGCGAGGGCGACGTCCTCGGCAAGGACGAGCGCTACGCCCGCACCCTCGAGTACATCCGCATCGTCAAGAAGATCTGGACCACCCACGAGGCCTTCGACCACGAGGGCGAGCACTACCGCTTCCACGACTTCGTCAGCGACGTCTTCCCCGTCCAGCAGCCGCGCCCGAACGTCTCGTTCGGCGGCTCCTCACCCGCCGCCTACGCGGCCGGCGGCGCGGAGGCCGACATCTACTGCCTGTGGGGCGAACCCCTGGAGCAGACGGCCCAGCAGATCGAGGCCGTACGGGCCGCCGCGCGGGCCGCGGGCCGAACCGAGGCGCCCCGCATCCAGGTCGCGTTCCGCCCGATCATCGCCCCGACCGAGGAGCTGGCCTGGGAGAAGGCCCACCGCACGGTGGGCGCCATCAGACAGCGCAGGCGGGCGGGTACCGTACAGCGGCACCGCAACGGGGTGTCGGAGGCCGCGGCGCCGCAGAACACCGGATCGCAGCGGCTGATCGCCATCGCCGAGGCGGGGGAGCGCTACGACCGGGCCCTGTGGACCCCGACCGCCGCCGCCACCGGGGGCGCGGGCAACTCCAACGCCCTGGTCGGCACGCCGGAGACGGTGGCCCAGGCGCTGCTGGACTACTACGACCTCGGCGTGGACATCCTGTCGGCCCGCGGCTACGACCTGCTCGGCGACGCCGTCGACTTCGGCCGGTACGTGATCCCGCTGGTCCGTGAGGAGGTCGCGAAGCGGGACGCGGCACGCGACGTCGAACGGGACGCAGCACGGGACGCCGAGAGCGGCGCCCGCCCCGAAGCCGCATCTCCCCGCCAGACCCTGACGGCGGTGCGCGGATGA
- a CDS encoding amino acid ABC transporter permease, with product MTTVSDVSDAPRVSDAFPPSAPGAEPPPIVPRRRLGRQVSAAAALLVFAMVLVSVVRNEAFQWGLVGRYFTTTAVLDGLLLTLWLTGVVMVLGFLFGTVLAVMRLSGNPVLRTLSWGYVWVFRSTPLLVQLLFWFNIGALYPTLGLGIPYGPQLFSVSTVNLLGPTLTAVIGLTLHETAYAAEVVRGGILSVDPGQTEAAQALGLSRRRTLYRIVVPQAMRSIVPTAGNMLIGTLKGTSIVSVLAVHDLLYSVQLVYNQNYQVIPLLMVATLWYVAVTTVLSAGQYYVERHYARGSSRGLPPTLLRLLRLRLTALRDRPNPVTAPGDR from the coding sequence ATGACCACCGTTTCCGACGTCTCCGACGCGCCCCGCGTGTCCGACGCCTTCCCGCCCTCCGCCCCCGGCGCCGAGCCGCCGCCGATCGTGCCGCGCCGGCGTCTCGGCCGTCAGGTGTCGGCTGCCGCCGCCCTGCTGGTCTTCGCGATGGTGCTGGTCTCCGTCGTGCGCAACGAGGCCTTCCAATGGGGCCTGGTGGGCCGGTACTTCACCACCACCGCCGTGCTCGACGGGCTCCTGCTGACCCTCTGGCTGACCGGCGTGGTGATGGTGCTGGGGTTCCTGTTCGGCACCGTCCTCGCCGTGATGCGGCTGTCGGGCAACCCGGTGCTGCGCACCCTGAGCTGGGGTTACGTGTGGGTGTTCCGGTCCACGCCGCTGCTGGTGCAGCTGCTGTTCTGGTTCAACATCGGCGCCCTGTACCCGACGCTCGGCCTGGGCATCCCCTACGGCCCCCAGCTCTTCAGCGTCAGTACGGTCAACCTGCTCGGCCCGACCCTGACCGCCGTCATCGGCCTGACCCTGCACGAGACAGCGTACGCCGCCGAGGTGGTGCGCGGCGGCATCCTCTCCGTGGACCCGGGCCAGACCGAGGCCGCTCAGGCGCTCGGGCTGAGCAGGCGCCGGACGCTGTACCGGATCGTGGTGCCCCAGGCCATGCGCTCGATCGTGCCGACCGCCGGGAACATGCTCATCGGCACGCTCAAGGGCACCAGCATCGTCAGCGTGCTGGCCGTGCACGACCTGCTGTACTCGGTGCAGTTGGTCTACAACCAGAACTACCAGGTCATCCCGCTGCTGATGGTGGCGACCCTCTGGTACGTCGCGGTCACCACCGTGCTGAGCGCGGGCCAGTACTACGTCGAGCGGCACTACGCGCGCGGGAGCTCGCGCGGCCTTCCGCCCACCCTGCTGCGGCTGCTGCGCCTCCGGCTCACCGCCCTGCGCGACCGCCCGAACCCGGTGACCGCACCCGGCGATCGCTGA